TCTGAGTTCGGTGTCTTCGATCATGCAGTTGCGGCCGATGATCGAATCCTCAATTCGTGAGTTACGAACCACCGTGCCTTCGGAAATCGATACCGACGGGCCGATCTCGGAATTGACGATCTGTGCTTTGGAGTGAATAAATACCGGGGCCTTGACAGTTGAGCCGGCAATCGTGCGGTTCTGGGCGAATTCGGCCACCAGGTGGCGGTTGGTCGACAACATAGTTTCTTTTTTGCCGCAGTCAAACCACTCGCGAACCTCATGAGGAACCATGACGGCACCGCGATCAAGGAGCATCTGTAGGGCGTCCGTGAATTGAATCTCACCGCGGGTCATCCGACCCGATTCGACATGGCTCCCCAATACGTCGCGTATTGGCACGACATCCCTGAAGTAGTAAAGCCCGATAAGCGCCAGGTTGCTTTCCGGATGTTCCGGCTTTTCGACCAGCTTTGTCACTCGACCATCTTTTATCGTCACCACACCGAAGCGCTGGGGATCGTCGACCGGCAGCACACCAAGTACACTGTCGCCGGCGTTTACGAAGCGGGTGAGGTCGCAACATACGATCGTATCGCCAAGTAAGATGAGCACGTCGCCACCAGAAATGCCACGGATAGCCATGTGGAGAGCGTAGCCGAGGCCCAGCAGTTTGTCCTGCTCGACAAAGGTGGCCTTGAAAGAGTAGTTACTCTCCACGTACTCCCGGATTCTTTCTCCCATGTAACCGATTACAAAAATCACTTCCTCAGGGTGGAGCTTGACAATCGGATCAAGCAGATGGGCAATGATCGGCTTTCCGCCCACCTCCAATAGCGGCTTGGGCTGGGAATAGGTGTGCGGCCTCAGACGGGTGCCCGATCCGGCAACCGGAATGACAACTCTCATGCCTGCTCCGACGTCATAGACGGTCAAGTTACCCAATCACGCCCTGACTGACAAGAGCCAATGTGGACGAGCGAGCAAGCCGAGACGGGGCCGTGTTGTATTTCGAGACCTTCGCAGGTTGCTTTACTTGCGTCGTTACTCCCAGCGGCAAACCCGACTTTTGCCTATTTCGAGACAATGTCCGCCGCCTCGAGCGGCAGCAGATCCCTTTGAAAACCCTCAGGTCTGAAGAAATTTGGCCGGGGCGCGGCGAAATCACAAAGACCTACCGCAGCCTGCGTTATACGGGCAGGATGGGAAAACTGCCAGGCTACCGGTACCAGTTGGCCCGGCAGCCAGGTGGTGGTGGCAGGCTGGGGTGAAAAGGTCAGAAGAGTCGATCCCAGCTCCTCCGAATCGACCCGCAGGTAGATTTGAACGGAGTCTGTCAGACTCTGGTGCGGAAGAAAATAGAACTCGGCCCGGCAGGTTGCGGAATCTTTTTGTGCCAC
The sequence above is a segment of the Candidatus Zixiibacteriota bacterium genome. Coding sequences within it:
- a CDS encoding sugar phosphate nucleotidyltransferase encodes the protein MRVVIPVAGSGTRLRPHTYSQPKPLLEVGGKPIIAHLLDPIVKLHPEEVIFVIGYMGERIREYVESNYSFKATFVEQDKLLGLGYALHMAIRGISGGDVLILLGDTIVCCDLTRFVNAGDSVLGVLPVDDPQRFGVVTIKDGRVTKLVEKPEHPESNLALIGLYYFRDVVPIRDVLGSHVESGRMTRGEIQFTDALQMLLDRGAVMVPHEVREWFDCGKKETMLSTNRHLVAEFAQNRTIAGSTVKAPVFIHSKAQIVNSEIGPSVSISEGTVVRNSRIEDSIIGRNCMIEDTELRESLIGNEVKIRGGRMTVNLGDSSEVEAG